In a single window of the Delftia tsuruhatensis genome:
- a CDS encoding SDR family oxidoreductase produces MALTLVMGASRGLGLALTQAYVAQGRRVVATVRSAADRERVQATGAEVLQVDVADPASVSGLAWQLDGEKIALALYVAGLWDAHGAATPPTREQFDRVMHTNVLGAMQVLPQVAPLVEAAGGVFGLFSSEMSLLAGAESDAWLYRVSKAALNMVVVSAQPQWPGAAVVALDPGWVQTDMGGAHATFTVEQSVQGLIRTLAGVTAADRGRMLRHDGQRMDW; encoded by the coding sequence ATGGCGTTGACACTGGTGATGGGGGCCTCGCGCGGTCTGGGTCTGGCATTGACGCAGGCCTATGTGGCTCAGGGCCGGCGCGTGGTCGCCACGGTGCGCAGCGCGGCCGACCGCGAGCGCGTGCAGGCCACGGGTGCCGAGGTGCTGCAAGTCGATGTGGCCGATCCGGCCAGCGTCAGTGGCCTGGCCTGGCAACTGGATGGCGAGAAGATCGCGCTGGCGCTGTACGTGGCCGGCCTCTGGGACGCGCATGGCGCGGCGACGCCGCCCACGCGCGAGCAGTTCGACCGCGTCATGCACACCAATGTGCTGGGCGCCATGCAGGTGCTGCCCCAGGTGGCGCCGCTGGTGGAGGCCGCGGGCGGCGTCTTCGGCCTGTTCTCCAGCGAGATGTCGCTGCTGGCCGGGGCCGAGTCCGACGCCTGGCTCTACCGCGTCAGCAAGGCGGCGCTCAACATGGTCGTGGTCAGTGCCCAGCCGCAGTGGCCGGGTGCTGCCGTGGTGGCGCTGGACCCGGGCTGGGTGCAGACCGACATGGGCGGCGCGCATGCCACCTTCACCGTGGAGCAAAGCGTGCAGGGCCTGATCCGGACGCTGGCCGGCGTCACTGCGGCCGACAGGGGGCGCATGCTGCGGCACGACGGGCAGCGCATGGACTGGTAG
- a CDS encoding acyl-CoA dehydrogenase family protein: MLLNADQEMIRDAVRDFVRTEITPHAARWDKEHHFPRNVHQGLAALGAYGICVPEEYGGAGLDYLSLALVLEEIAAGDGGTSTVISVTNCPVNAILMRYGSEAQKQQWLAPLARGQMLGAFCLTEPHVGSDASALRTTATRDRDGDGYVINGVKQFITSGKNGDVAIVIAVTDKAAGKKGMSAFIVPTSAPGYQVLRLEDKLGQHSSDTAQIQFEDCRIPAANRIGAEGEGYKIALSALEGGRIGIAAQSVGMARAAFECALQYAKERESFGQPIFNHQAVGFRLADCATQIEAARQLIWHAASLRDAGRPCLKEAAMAKLFASEMAERVCSAAIQTLGGYGVVSDFPVERIYRDVRVCQIYEGTSDVQKILIQRALA, from the coding sequence ATGCTGCTCAACGCAGACCAGGAAATGATCCGCGACGCGGTGCGCGACTTCGTGCGCACCGAGATCACCCCCCATGCCGCGCGCTGGGACAAGGAGCACCACTTTCCCAGGAACGTGCACCAGGGCCTGGCCGCGCTGGGCGCCTACGGCATCTGCGTGCCGGAGGAATACGGCGGCGCAGGCCTGGACTACCTGAGCCTGGCCCTGGTGCTGGAGGAGATCGCGGCCGGCGACGGCGGCACCAGCACCGTCATCAGCGTCACCAACTGCCCCGTCAACGCCATCCTCATGCGCTACGGCAGCGAGGCGCAGAAGCAGCAATGGCTGGCGCCGCTGGCGCGCGGCCAGATGCTGGGTGCCTTCTGCCTGACCGAGCCGCATGTGGGCTCGGACGCCTCCGCGCTGCGCACCACGGCGACACGCGATCGCGACGGCGATGGCTACGTCATCAACGGCGTCAAGCAATTCATCACCAGCGGCAAGAACGGCGACGTGGCCATCGTCATCGCCGTCACCGACAAGGCCGCCGGCAAGAAGGGCATGAGCGCCTTCATCGTGCCCACCTCCGCGCCCGGCTACCAGGTGTTGCGCCTGGAGGACAAGCTGGGCCAGCACAGCTCGGACACGGCACAGATACAGTTCGAGGACTGCCGCATCCCGGCCGCCAACCGGATCGGGGCCGAGGGCGAAGGCTACAAGATCGCGCTGTCGGCGCTGGAGGGCGGGCGCATCGGCATCGCGGCGCAAAGCGTGGGCATGGCGCGTGCCGCCTTCGAGTGCGCGCTGCAGTACGCCAAGGAGCGCGAGAGCTTCGGTCAGCCCATCTTCAACCACCAGGCCGTGGGCTTTCGCCTGGCCGACTGTGCCACGCAGATCGAGGCCGCTCGCCAGCTGATCTGGCATGCGGCCAGCCTGCGCGATGCCGGCCGGCCTTGCCTGAAGGAGGCGGCCATGGCCAAGCTGTTCGCCAGCGAGATGGCCGAACGGGTATGCAGCGCCGCCATCCAGACCCTGGGCGGCTATGGCGTGGTCAGCGACTTCCCCGTGGAGCGCATCTACCGCGACGTACGCGTCTGCCAGATCTATGAGGGCACGAGCGACGTGCAGAAAATCCTCATCCAGCGGGCCCTCGCCTGA
- a CDS encoding alpha/beta fold hydrolase: MPFASVNGQNLYYEDTGGRGPALVFSHGLLMDHTMFAPQVQALQGRFRCISWDERGHGQTADPVHCAPFDYYDSADDLAALLAHLGVERAVLVGMSQGGYLSLRCALIHPQVVRALVLIDTQAMLEDPEQMPHHEALLRAWMEHGLSDDMAATVEHTILGQGWSGAAAWRARWKKATPINLGQSFLALAQRDDISPRLPGIQVPALVIHGAQDVAITPDRARAMAQGLPHAQWVEVPGAGHAANLTHPEPVNLAIERFLSQLD, from the coding sequence ATGCCCTTTGCTTCCGTCAACGGCCAGAACCTGTATTACGAGGACACCGGAGGGCGTGGCCCGGCGCTGGTGTTCTCGCATGGGCTGCTCATGGACCACACCATGTTCGCGCCCCAGGTCCAGGCATTGCAGGGGCGCTTTCGCTGCATCAGCTGGGACGAGCGTGGCCATGGCCAGACGGCGGATCCCGTGCATTGCGCCCCCTTCGACTACTACGACTCGGCGGACGATCTGGCTGCATTGCTGGCCCACCTGGGCGTGGAGCGCGCCGTGCTGGTGGGCATGTCGCAGGGGGGCTATCTCTCGCTACGCTGTGCGCTCATCCACCCGCAAGTGGTGCGCGCGCTGGTGCTGATCGACACCCAGGCCATGCTCGAGGACCCCGAACAGATGCCCCACCACGAGGCCCTGCTGAGGGCCTGGATGGAGCACGGCCTCAGCGACGACATGGCAGCCACCGTGGAGCACACCATCCTGGGTCAGGGCTGGAGTGGCGCCGCGGCCTGGCGCGCCCGGTGGAAAAAGGCAACCCCCATCAACCTGGGCCAGAGCTTCCTGGCGCTGGCCCAGCGCGATGACATCAGCCCGCGCCTGCCCGGCATCCAGGTGCCGGCCCTGGTCATCCATGGCGCGCAGGACGTCGCCATCACGCCCGACCGTGCGCGTGCCATGGCCCAGGGCCTGCCCCATGCGCAATGGGTGGAAGTGCCGGGGGCTGGCCACGCGGCCAACCTGACCCATCCCGAGCCGGTGAACCTGGCCATCGAGCGCTTCCTGTCCCAGCTCGACTGA